Part of the Nitrososphaera sp. genome is shown below.
GTTATACCACCAGCTGCCTCATTACAGCGTACTTTTGTATTGCGTTCGAAATGCAGGGCGAATGCGAACACATTCTTCCGGCACTGAATGGGAACCAATAGTTGTATACTCGAGTACCCGGAGAAGTTCTTTCATCTTTGTTTCGGGCACCCGGCAGCAAACAATGAAGGCTGATTGAGACTAACTTCAGACTGTGAAAAGTTCGCAGCTATTCCTTTCTTAATGTCAGCCGATCAACGAAATGTATGTAACAACTAGAGTAACCTTACACCATGCTAAATAGTTCGCACCCAATCTTACCTTCGAATGCTAACAATAAAGTCGATGCAATATCAGTGCGCATTCTGTGATAGCATTTTTTCTTCGCTTGATAACTTTGGCAAACACAACTTGCTCACGGGCCACAAGCGGTTTTATGCCAAAACGCACCGTACAAGTTTGAAGAAAATATTTCAGCTGGTAGTCCGGCGCAATTAAGCAATCGCCGTTAATCCTTGAAGTAACGCAGAGTATTGCCGGAGTCGACCAAGCAGTGATCGCAAACCAAGTCCTGAAACCCAGAACCCCTAACTCATCTTATAAGGCCGAAACAGCTGATTTAAGCAAACAGCAGGTTAGCGAGCAGATGATTTGTCAAGATTGTCATACAATTCTATTTGCCGATAACATTTCTTTCAGCACTGCTGCATTGTTGTGCTCAGTATCCTTGGCAGAATAAAGCAGAACTACTCTACCTCTTTCCGCCTCCATCTCCTTTAATTGGTGGAGCAATCCTAGCTTCAAGCTATCCTTTCTAATTTCTTCCTTGTACTTTGTCCTAAATTTTTCCCATTTCTTTGCGTCGTGTGAAAACCACTTTCTTAGCTTGTCGCTTGGAGCTATGTCCCTGAACCATACGTCTATTTTCAACTTATCTTTGGGTATGCCACGTGGCCAAAACCTATCAACAAGCACAGCTGCTTCGTTATCTGCCTTGACATAGCCGTAAGCTCGTGCTAGTGTAATCGTAGACTTTCTAGCGCTCTATCAGTTCAAAAATGTGTCTATAGTACTTTGACGGCAACAACTATCAAAAGGCTGAGGCTGCTTTTTTCAGGCGTTGGCTGCGGAATGCTAGCTCGTTTGCGAGGTCGTTAAGAGTTGGCGAATTTTCATTTGACTCGCTTTTGGTCAATTGCCCCTTGTTTGGTTTAATTGCAAAGGCAATTCGAGTATGGGATTATCCTATCTGCTTATTGCGTTTAGTTTTGATTACGGTGATGCCAAGTTTTGATCGTGCTATTGCTGCTTTAGAAATGCAGTCAGATGCATATTGTTCTTCACTGGGCTCATACCAATTTGACAGCAGGGAGCGGCCCCTCAGATTTGGGCCGGATTTAGACATTCAATCGCAATTCTACAGCTCTTGACACATAAACCCACCGGGATTGCTCAGACATTGGTGTGTAAGGCATTCATGGTCGAGCAGGTATTAGTTTATACTTGATCACGAGCTCACATTAACTATGCGAAAGGTTCTGATCGCGGTCGTTGTGGTGGCTGCGCTTGTCCTCATAGTGGGCCTGGCAGCCAATGCTGCAGTAGCCAAACAGCAGGTGGCACAAGCTAGCAGGGTAGGCAACTCGACGGTTGTCAACTATTACAATCATAACCCGTACGGTTATCTGCCATTTTATTACCTCTGGTATCAGCCATATCCATTTTACGGTGGTGTATATCACGATAGCAATACCTACAGCGGAAATGCTCCTCCCGGAGCGTCAACTGAACCAAGCCCGAAGGGAGGTTCCGACGTGGGTGGCGAGTCGATAACAAATGACTATGGTTCTTCAACGCCCGGCAATAGCATGTCCGGAAAAGGTGGGAGTGATATTGGAGGCGAGTCTGTGCAGGGATCTGCACCTCCGAGCCCCAGTATGTCAGGCGGAGGGGGAACTGATACGGGCGGCGAATCTGCAACCGCAGGTTCTGGCGGATCAAGTGACTCTGGAAGCTCTGGCGGTTCTGACAGTTCCGGCGGCGACAGCGGAGGCAGTTCAGGCGGCGGTGGAGGAGACTCGGGGGGCGAATAGATGGTCATTAATCTGGTGTACGACATTGATCGGGTTACCCGCGCTGCCGCCGACGGACACTATGATGCAAAGGGGCTGCAGATAAGCGCGTCCGGCGCCTGGAAGTACCCGTCAATTATGATGCTGATTAAGCTCTTGGAACCGATACTTGCCAGCGACGAGCTCAAGGATATCGAAGGAAATGCCAAGATAACATCAGACCCCGTAGTAAACGGGATTGGCAGGATTCGCCTTGAAATCGAGTATAAACAAAAGAATCCCCCGTCGGTATCCAGCACTAGATGACTCCTAGCCGATTAATTCATGTTTGAGGTACGCTGGAACGGGGTAGACCTTAAGCTGACAAAATGGACATGACCGGTTTAGCGACAGAGCGTGCCATTCATGTAATCCACATAGGAAACTATCACTTTTGAAACTTTCAACCACTGGTGAGACAGTACAACAAGCAGCTATTACACTGTCAGGCCGACTCGGAATATCTTATTGAATGCGTTTTATACGCGATAGCAGAATAGTTAACCGTCTTTCTATCAAGTGGGTAGAATTTAGCTCGTCCTGGCAAGAAGAATAGTGCGGGGGGTGGGATTTGAACCCACGAATCCCTAAGGAACAGGGTTGTAGGAACCACTCCCGGTTCGTTCTAAGCTTCGCACCTTCATGCCACTAGGCAAAAAGGACCTGCGCCGTTGACCGGGCTTGGCAACCCCCGCTTGATTCAGCTTCCGCCTGCTGCCAAATTTATTGTTATATATTGTGCGAAGCTATCTGCAAACAGGTGCAGCAAAAAGGCGAGCAGAACGGACCGAGGCTGTTTGGGACAAACGGCGTAAGAGGCGTGTACGGGTCAACGATTAACCACCATTTGGTCATAGACCTTGTGCGTGCGCTGGCCAGTTACTTCAGGAATGGTCCGATAGTTGTGGGCTATGACGGTCGGCATTCCAGTCCGACAATTTCAAAACTGGTGAGGGCGACTCTAAATTCTGCCGGAATCCGGACGGCCGATGCGGGACTGTTGCCGACTCCATGCCTTCAGTTCGCAGCAAAGAAACTCGGTTACAGTGGAGGCATCATGGTCACCGCGTCGCATAACCCTCCCGAGTACAACGGCCTAAAGCCCTCCGGAGCAGACGGGGTAGAAATATCGAGAGAGGACGAGCTGGCTGTCGAGAAGGCGTATTACGATAAGGTTTATCCGCCCGTTCACGCACATGCCGCGACGGATTCTCGGGATGAATCAGTTGTTCCGGCCTACATCGACGCGGCCTTGG
Proteins encoded:
- a CDS encoding DUF488 family protein, whose product is MTLARAYGYVKADNEAAVLVDRFWPRGIPKDKLKIDVWFRDIAPSDKLRKWFSHDAKKWEKFRTKYKEEIRKDSLKLGLLHQLKEMEAERGRVVLLYSAKDTEHNNAAVLKEMLSANRIV